ATCAAGCTGGTCGTGAAATATTAGCGGATCGGATTATGGATGGTGACCAGCTTTGTCCCATCGGGGAAAGTAGCCTCCACTTGCACTTCATCAACCATTTCGGCGATCCCTACCATTACATCTTCGCGGGTCAGCCAGGTTTGGCCTTCGCTCATCAATTCGGTAACCAGTTTTCCGTCTCGAGCCCCTTCGAGGATCATCCCAGAAATATAGGCTACTGCTTCTGGGTAGTTGAGCTTTAGGCCTCTGTTTTTCCGGCGTTCAGCGACCAAAAAAGCAGTAAAAATCAGGAGTTTATCTTTTTCTTGGGGCGACAGTTGCATGGGTTTGGGGATTCAGGGATCTGCTGTGATTTTAATGGAAAGTTGCTGGGGCGATCGCCTGGTTGATCAAAATTTTTCTTGAATGTTGCTCAGCAGAATCGCTGGTCTTGATGCCCATCATATCCAATGGCTCACTGTTGGCTCATGGCACGGGGAAGAGAGGTGCCAGAAGACCGATTGCCATGCCCCCAAGCACCAGCCAGAGGGAATTGACTTGGTATCTAATCAACAACAGTAGTGAAGCGATCGCCACCCCGA
The nucleotide sequence above comes from [Synechococcus] sp. NIES-970. Encoded proteins:
- the ureA gene encoding urease, gamma subunit — encoded protein: MQLSPQEKDKLLIFTAFLVAERRKNRGLKLNYPEAVAYISGMILEGARDGKLVTELMSEGQTWLTREDVMVGIAEMVDEVQVEATFPDGTKLVTIHNPIR